One window of the Tachypleus tridentatus isolate NWPU-2018 chromosome 10, ASM421037v1, whole genome shotgun sequence genome contains the following:
- the LOC143229479 gene encoding tolloid-like protein 1 — protein MVEAEETSRGSTRKFSCITLTVVRPFACRQKTAMFLLVAVSFLLLEKGTQAHTYTIEELLNTTFPHKVSNDIYLDPCKSDEFVADIALGRFENEVYDQELLQQQKEENGKDPHKEGGADVALHDLETSPSTDLLSVQEPCRTLRRHSISRGRRQRNDNLRRRRKNRRRFFRTRQCRRNLGSLRRSERAATARPERLWDYAVIPYEIESNFSGDHRALFKQAMRHWENYTCIKFVEKTSEHPNYIVFTERPCGCCSFVGKRGNGPQAISIGKNCDKFGIIVHELGHVVGFWHEHTRPDRDQHVVIITENIMNGQQYNFDKLSGEEVNSLGLPYDYNSIMHYARNTFSKSTNLDTILPKEDRMSNQRPEIGQRLRLSRGDIAQTNMLYKCPICGKTLQHPNGSISSPKYIDFPPPPEGEQCEWRITATHGEKIVLKIFDLDIFESEDCETDYLEVRDGYWYKSPLLGRFCGSGQAPDKIMTTGYRMLVTFKTSTNHKEHKGFTAQYEAICGGDVIMEEGVLQSPNYPEDYRPNKECIWKISVPETYQVALQFQSFEIENHDNCVYDYVEIRDGHDVISPLLGKFCGYKIPEDVRSTKNKMLVKFFSDGSVEKAGFSANFIKEYDECAGKDHGCEHTCVNTLGGFRCECKIGYELHSDGKKCEDACGGIIDAMNGTIISPSFPDLYPQNKKCVWEIVALPQFRITLNFTHFDLEGNNQDCEYDSVDIQSKMGDNEVRKHGIFCGSRLPPIITSEGNNLRIEFNSDNSVQKSGFAAVFFTDKDECATNNGGCQHICKNTIGSYMCACHNGFILHENKHDCKEGSCTHHITDPVGEISSPNYPDYYPSRKECAWLFTTTPGHRIKLLFDDFELEPHQECTYDHIALYDGENTDSSTLGRFCGSKVPHPILASSNRMYMIFTSDASVQRKGFKATHSTVCGGRLTALPSVEHLYSHSKYGDQNYDNKEDCDWIIQAEEGTSVRLRFLTFEVEHEQDCGYDFVEVYDGYDDSAPHLGRFCGNKVPPEFTSTGDGLLLRFRSDDTINAKGFSAAYLAVIDVGESPIDKNQVLGN, from the exons aCGAGTTTGTGGCCGATATCGCACTAGGTAGGTTTGAAAACGAAGTTTATGACCAGGAACTTTTACAGCAGCAAAAAGAAGAAAATGGTAAAGATCCCCATAAAGAAGGGGGAGCTGATGTCGCTTTACATGACTTGGAGACTTCGCCGTCCACGGATCTTCTGTCTGTCCAAGAACCCTGTCGAACCCTGCGAAGACATAGTATTTCTCGTGGTCGTCGTCAACGGAATGACAATCTCCGAAG ACGCCGAAAAAATCGGCGCCGCTTCTTTCGAACTCGACAGTGCCGAAGGAATCTCGGATCCCTTCGTCGATCCGAAAGAGCAGCAACTGCTCGTCCAGAGCGATTGTGGGATTATGCTGTAATTCCTTATGAAATAGAGTCCAATTTTAGTG GCGACCACAGAGCCTTGTTCAAACAAGCCATGCGCCATTGGGAGAACTACACTTGTATAAAATTTGTAGAAAAAACTTCCGAACATCCGAATTACATTGTCTTTACAGAGAGGCCATGTGG gTGTTGTTCCTTTGTTGGGAAGCGAGGCAATGGACCACAAGCTATATCTATTGGAAAAAACTGTGACAAGTTTGGAATAATAGTGCACGAGCTTGGCCATGTAGTGGGATTTTGGCACGAGCACACGAGACCCGACAGAGATCAGCATGTCGTAATTATTACAGAAAACATTATGAATG GTCAGCAGTATAATTTCGATAAACTTTCTGGCGAAGAGGTAAACTCCCTGGGATTGCCGTACGACTACAACAGTATCATGCACTACGCCAGAAACACCTTCTCTAAAAGCACTAACCTAGATACAATATTGCCGAAGGAAGACAGAATGAGTAACCAAAGACCAGAAATTGGTCAGAGACTTCGCTTAAGTAGAGGAGATATCGCTCAAACCAACATGTTGTACAAGTGTCCAA TTTGTGGAAAAACCTTGCAACATCCCAACGGTTCTATATCCTCGCCAAAATACATCGATTTTCCCCCACCACCAGAGGGCGAGCAATGCGAATGGAGGATTACAGCAACTCATGGGGAAAAAATTGTGCTGAAAATTTTTGACTTGGATATTTTTGAAAGCGAAGACTGTGAAACCGATTATTTAGAAGTAAGAGACGGGTATTGGTACAAATCTCCACTTTTAG GTAGATTCTGTGGCAGTGGACAGGCACCAGATAAAATTATGACAACGGGTTATCGTATGTTGGTTACTTTCAAAACGTCAACCAATCATAAAGAGCATAAAGGCTTCACGGCACAGTACGAAG CAATATGTGGTGGTGACGTCATTATGGAAGAGGGAGTTTTGCAAAGTCCAAATTACCCAGAAGATTACAGACCTAATAAGGAATGTATATGGAAAATTAGTGTACCAGAAACCTACCAGGTGGCACTTCAGTTCCAGTCGTTTGAG ATTGAAAACCATGACAACTGTGTTTATGATTACGTGGAAATCAGAGATGGTCATGACGTTATTAGTCCTCTGCTGGGGAAATTCTGTGGATACAAAATCCCTGAGGATGTTCGTTCAACAAAGAACAAAATGTTAGTCAAGTTTTTTTCTGATGGATCTGTGGAAAAAGCTGGATTCTCTGCTAACTTCATCAAAG AATATGATGAATGTGCCGGTAAGGATCATGGGTGCGAACACACCTGTGTGAACACCTTAGGAGGCTTCAGGTGCGAATGTAAGATTGGTTACGAACTTCATTCCGATGGAAAGAAATGTGAAG ATGCTTGCGGAGGTATTATCGACGCAATGAATGGTACTATTATTAGTCCATCCTTCCCTGATCTCTACCCCCAAAATAAGAAGTGTGTTTGGGAAATTGTTGCTCTTCCACAATTCCGAATCACTTTGAATTTCACGCATTTCGACCTGGAGGGGAACAAC CAAGACTGCGAATATGACAGCGTGGATATTCAGAGCAAGATGGGCGACAATGAAGTTAGAAAACACGGAATCTTCTGTGGTTCTCGTTTACCGCCTATCATCACTTCGGAAGGGAATAACCTTCGAATCGAATTTAACTCTGATAATTCGGTCCAAAAAAGTGGATTTGCTGCCGTCTTTTTTACAG ATAAAGATGAATGTGCCACAAATAACGGAGgttgtcaacatatctgtaaGAACACAATAGGAAGCTACATGTGTGCTTGCCATAATGGCTTCATTCTTCACGAAAACAAACATGACTGTAAAGAAG GAAGTTGCACCCATCATATCACTGATCCCGTTGGTGAGATCAGTAGCCCCAACTACCCAGACTATTACCCCAGCAGAAAAGAATGTGCCTGGCTCTTTACCACAACCCCAGGACACAGAATTAAACTG CTATTCGACGATTTCGAACTGGAACCTCACCAAGAGTGTACTTATGACCATATTGCTCTTTATGATGGGGAAAATACAGATTCATCGACCTTGGGCCGTTTCTGTGGTAGTAAAGTGCCTCATCCGATTTTGGCATCCTCCAACAGAATGTACATGATTTTTACATCCGACGCTTCTGTACAGAGGAAAGGCTTTAAAGCTACACACTCTACAG TCTGTGGTGGCCGTCTAACGGCGCTGCCGTCGGTCGAACACTTGTATTCTCATTCGAAATATGGTGATCAGAACTATGACAACAAAGAAGATTGTGACTGGATCATACAGGCTGAGGAAGGCACGAGTGTCAGGCTTAGATTTTTGACTTTCGAGGTCGAACATGAACAAGACTGTGGTTACGATTTTGTAGAAGTGTACGACGGTTACGACGACTCTGCTCCTCACCTGGGTCGTTTCTGTGGAAATAAA GTTCCACCAGAGTTCACATCTACTGGTGATGGCTTGTTATTGAGATTCAGGTCGGATGATACCATTAACGCTAAGGGATTTTCGGCCGCTTATCTGGCTGTTATTGATGTTGGAGAGTCTCCAATTGACAAGAATCAAGTGTTAGGAAACTGA
- the LOC143229481 gene encoding caspase-3-like codes for MRNQRRGMCLVFNIQKFESLCPRYGGDVDAENLKRCFGALGFQVMVFKDYTTFQIFDTLRKVALADHTNEDCFVCCILTHGGATPDGNEYLCGSEGSFNYNRLYDPFKDNVCPTLRGKPKLFFIQACRGTKVDNGVKLKKGYDMPDHSNHSMLTNPDFLLAISTVPGYFSFRNTVDGSHFITNLCATIDKSLRNNDEELELMNILRQLNRKMAYDFQSNVPNHKKWSGKKQMSCFITTLTKQLVFPHNTSTPSKVKCISTSR; via the exons ATGAGAAACCAGAGAAGGGGAATGTGTTTAGTTTTCAATATTCAG AAATTTGAATCTTTGTGTCCAAGATACGGAGGTGACGTTGATGCAGAAAACTTGAAGAGATGCTTTGGAGCCTTGGGTTTTCAAGTTATGGTTTTCAAAGATTACACGACATTCCAAATTTTTGATACATTGAGAAAAG TTGCTCTAGCTGATCATACAAATGAAGATTGTTTTGTATGTTGCATTCTAACGCATGGTGGCGCCACGCCTGATGGTAACGAGTATCTTTGTGGTAGCGAAGGGAGCTTTAATTACAACAGATTGTACGATCCTTTTAAAGATAATGTATGCCCTACCCTGCGAGGAAAACCTAAGTTATTCTTTATTCAG gCTTGTAGAGGAACAAAGGTGGACAATGGTGTGAAACTGAAGAAGGGATATGATATGCCAGATCACAGCAATCATTCGATGTTAACAAATCCGGATTTCCTTCTTGCCATTTCTACTGTACCTG GGTACTTCTCGTTTAGGAACACGGTAGATGGTTCCCACTTCATCACAAACTTGTGTGCTACCATAGATAAAAGTCTTAGGAACAACGACGAAGAGCTAGAGCTCATGAACATTCTAAGACAACTAAATCGTAAAATGGCTTATGACTTTCAGTCCAACGTGCCAAATCACAAGAAATGGAGCGGAAAGAAGCAGATGTCGTGTTTCATAACAACGCTTACAAAACAGTTGGTATTTCCTCACAATACCAGCACTCCTTCAAAAGTGAAGTGTATCAGCACGAGTCGATGA